A region from the Desulfitobacterium dehalogenans ATCC 51507 genome encodes:
- a CDS encoding ABC transporter ATP-binding protein, translating into MNQVLIKTNQLTKRYGDVAVVNHLNLEVRAGEIFGFLGPNGAGKTTTIKLLTGLMEPSEGEALICGYDIRKQPTQAKALMAYVPDQPKLYGKLSAWEFLKLIGDLYQIPKDVTIKRAEMLLEMFGLLDRADELLEGYSHGMRQKVVLASALIHQPKVILLDEPTVGLDPASARLLKDVLQELAHQGAAVFVSTHILEIAERMCHRVGILQKGKLIAQGSPEELRQKVGHGGESLEDIFLELTGGHENEELIKSLEEG; encoded by the coding sequence ATGAATCAAGTTTTGATAAAAACCAATCAACTAACCAAACGCTACGGGGATGTAGCTGTAGTGAATCATTTAAATCTTGAAGTAAGGGCAGGAGAGATTTTTGGCTTTCTTGGCCCCAATGGAGCAGGAAAAACCACCACGATCAAGCTCCTGACCGGACTTATGGAGCCAAGTGAGGGAGAAGCTTTAATTTGCGGTTATGATATTCGCAAGCAGCCCACCCAAGCCAAAGCCCTTATGGCTTATGTCCCGGATCAACCCAAACTCTATGGTAAACTCTCGGCTTGGGAATTCCTAAAGCTCATAGGGGATCTTTATCAGATACCCAAAGATGTGACCATAAAAAGGGCAGAGATGCTTTTGGAGATGTTTGGACTTCTGGACAGAGCCGATGAACTTTTGGAAGGATATTCCCACGGGATGCGCCAGAAGGTGGTGTTAGCCTCCGCCCTGATCCACCAACCCAAAGTCATTCTCCTGGATGAACCCACCGTAGGGCTGGATCCGGCCAGCGCCCGTCTCCTCAAGGACGTTTTGCAGGAGTTGGCACACCAGGGAGCGGCTGTTTTTGTCTCCACGCATATCTTAGAGATTGCCGAAAGAATGTGCCACAGGGTGGGCATTCTTCAAAAAGGAAAACTCATCGCTCAAGGCAGCCCGGAGGAATTGCGTCAAAAAGTAGGGCATGGGGGAGAAAGCTTAGAAGATATCTTCCTGGAGTTGACCGGGGGTCATGAAAATGAGGAATTGATCAAAAGCCTGGAGGAGGGATGA
- a CDS encoding ABC transporter ATP-binding protein, which produces MKPILECKGLTKKYGTKVALNNINLTLERGQIVGLLGPNGSGKSTLIKLANELLTPTGGEILIDGKKPGIETKKIISYLPEKTYLNDWMKVHEIIEFFKDFYEDFKTEKAFDMLKSLNINPHDRLKTMSKGTKEKVQLILVMSREADLYLLDEPIGGVDPAARDYILKTILSNYNEKGTVLISTHLISEIENILDYVVFINQGQVALTSTVDEIRSEKGKSVDALFREVFKC; this is translated from the coding sequence ATGAAGCCAATCCTGGAATGTAAGGGGCTGACCAAGAAGTACGGCACCAAGGTCGCCCTGAACAATATCAACTTAACTTTGGAACGGGGGCAGATCGTAGGTCTTTTAGGACCGAACGGCAGTGGAAAAAGCACCCTTATCAAACTGGCCAATGAGCTTTTAACTCCAACCGGGGGCGAAATTCTCATCGATGGTAAAAAGCCGGGTATCGAGACCAAGAAAATAATCTCCTACCTCCCCGAAAAAACTTACCTTAATGACTGGATGAAAGTCCACGAGATCATCGAGTTTTTCAAGGACTTCTACGAGGATTTCAAGACTGAGAAGGCTTTCGATATGCTGAAAAGCCTCAATATTAATCCCCATGACAGACTTAAGACCATGTCCAAGGGTACCAAGGAAAAAGTTCAGCTCATCCTGGTCATGAGCAGGGAAGCAGATCTTTACCTTTTAGATGAACCCATCGGGGGTGTGGACCCGGCTGCTCGGGATTATATCCTGAAAACCATCCTCAGCAACTACAATGAAAAGGGAACCGTTCTCATTTCCACCCACCTTATATCCGAAATTGAAAATATCCTCGACTATGTTGTCTTTATCAATCAAGGTCAAGTCGCATTGACCTCCACAGTGGATGAAATCCGCAGTGAAAAGGGTAAATCCGTCGATGCCTTATTCCGGGAGGTGTTTAAATGTTAA
- a CDS encoding DUF3786 domain-containing protein, whose translation MTTESQKKYRDALEHAKSEFAKRSFSKILELSGAASYDESSLVLGYGGELYRVWYPEGEITPCEDITDHILILQYLTEVCGVQPTGRWISFRELPGGNNHYGAFKLEAMDPLAKHFGNSPEKFETICQKLKGKKLAMGDIAYTIEVLPKLELALILWLADDEWPAKANILYDATASMHLNTEGLEVMAINLVEKMVAKTSIL comes from the coding sequence ATGACGACAGAAAGTCAGAAGAAATATCGGGATGCCTTGGAGCATGCCAAGAGTGAATTTGCCAAGCGCAGTTTTTCCAAGATTCTGGAGCTTTCCGGAGCTGCCTCATATGACGAATCCAGCCTGGTCCTTGGCTATGGGGGTGAGCTTTACCGAGTTTGGTACCCCGAAGGAGAGATAACTCCTTGTGAGGACATCACCGATCATATTCTCATTCTCCAGTACCTGACGGAAGTATGCGGAGTTCAGCCCACCGGACGGTGGATATCCTTCAGAGAGCTGCCGGGAGGAAACAACCATTACGGGGCATTTAAACTGGAAGCCATGGATCCTTTGGCCAAGCACTTTGGAAATTCGCCGGAGAAATTTGAGACCATATGCCAGAAACTTAAGGGCAAAAAATTGGCTATGGGAGACATAGCCTATACCATAGAGGTTCTTCCCAAACTTGAACTGGCCCTGATCCTATGGTTGGCCGATGATGAATGGCCGGCAAAGGCTAATATACTTTATGACGCCACGGCCAGCATGCATCTGAATACGGAAGGATTGGAAGTCATGGCCATCAATTTAGTAGAGAAGATGGTAGCTAAGACTTCAATACTATAG
- a CDS encoding RtcB family protein, whose product MIKITGQYNHAFVFTETMEAGASQQIEVLCDQEFVKGSKIRIMPDVHSGVGCTIGTTMTINDKVVPNLVGVDIGCGMEVTQLEGSHFELQKLDKLIYANIPSGFNIRNKEHRFHESIDLDDLKCKKEVNLTRARRSIGTLGGGNHFIEVNQDSLGIYYLVIHSGSRHLGNEVAKLYQEEAYRTLNKSTKADIEELIAGLKAAGRDKEILKEVKRKKAEVLTDIPKALAYASGALFQDYIHDMKIVQHFAALNRKAMADEILKGMKLKAVDQFTTIHNYIDTENMILRKGAVSAQKDERLLIPINMRDGSLLCIGKGNPDWNYSAPHGAGRLMSRSQARNSLTLTQYKDIMQGVFSTSVNKETLDECPLAYKPMEDIIRSIHDTVEIVDQIKPVYNYKAAE is encoded by the coding sequence ATGATCAAGATCACGGGTCAATACAATCACGCTTTTGTCTTTACCGAGACGATGGAGGCAGGAGCCAGCCAACAAATCGAAGTCTTATGCGATCAAGAATTTGTCAAGGGCAGCAAGATTCGAATCATGCCTGATGTCCACAGCGGTGTGGGATGTACGATTGGCACAACCATGACCATTAATGATAAAGTGGTGCCTAATTTGGTCGGTGTGGATATAGGGTGCGGCATGGAAGTAACCCAGCTTGAAGGCTCACACTTTGAGCTGCAAAAGCTGGATAAGCTGATCTATGCGAACATTCCCAGCGGCTTTAATATCCGCAATAAAGAGCACCGTTTTCATGAGAGTATTGATTTAGATGATCTCAAATGCAAAAAGGAAGTCAATTTAACTCGTGCCCGTAGAAGCATCGGTACCCTGGGTGGGGGCAATCATTTTATCGAGGTCAATCAAGACAGCCTGGGAATTTATTATTTAGTGATTCACTCAGGCAGCCGCCATTTAGGCAATGAAGTAGCTAAGCTGTATCAAGAGGAGGCTTATCGGACTTTAAATAAGTCCACAAAGGCCGATATCGAAGAATTGATCGCCGGGTTGAAAGCCGCAGGGCGGGATAAAGAGATCCTCAAAGAGGTCAAACGGAAAAAGGCAGAGGTCCTAACGGATATCCCCAAGGCTTTAGCCTATGCTTCCGGAGCCCTTTTTCAAGACTATATCCACGATATGAAGATTGTGCAGCATTTTGCGGCCTTAAACCGGAAAGCCATGGCGGATGAAATACTTAAAGGGATGAAGCTCAAGGCCGTGGATCAGTTCACGACCATTCATAATTACATCGATACAGAGAACATGATTCTGCGCAAAGGCGCAGTCTCAGCCCAAAAAGATGAACGACTCCTGATTCCTATCAATATGCGGGACGGCAGCCTGCTCTGTATCGGCAAAGGCAACCCTGACTGGAACTATTCCGCTCCACACGGAGCGGGCCGCCTCATGAGCCGCTCCCAAGCCCGTAATTCCTTGACCTTGACCCAATATAAGGACATAATGCAAGGAGTATTCTCCACATCGGTCAACAAAGAAACCTTGGATGAATGCCCTTTAGCTTATAAGCCAATGGAGGATATCATCAGGAGCATCCACGATACGGTGGAGATAGTAGATCAGATTAAGCCGGTCTATAATTATAAAGCTGCGGAATAA
- a CDS encoding flavin reductase yields the protein MREFKEITPEQFVHSPFQILDKEWMLITAGKDEKTNTMTASWGGFGVLWNKNVAYIFIRPTRYTKEFVDHSDSLSLSFFDPSYKKQLSYLGRVSGRDVDKIKESSLTVIKTDDGTPYFEEAKMTLFCKKLYAQELKPECFIVDGLDEKNYPLKDYHTMYVVEIERILVEA from the coding sequence ATGCGCGAATTCAAAGAAATTACTCCGGAACAATTTGTACATAGTCCTTTTCAGATCCTGGACAAAGAGTGGATGCTCATTACCGCCGGCAAAGATGAAAAAACCAACACTATGACAGCTTCCTGGGGCGGTTTTGGGGTATTGTGGAATAAGAATGTAGCTTATATTTTTATTCGCCCTACACGCTACACCAAGGAATTTGTAGATCATTCCGATTCCCTGTCACTATCCTTCTTTGATCCCTCCTACAAAAAACAACTGAGCTACTTAGGGCGCGTATCCGGAAGAGATGTGGATAAGATTAAAGAATCCAGCTTAACTGTGATCAAAACTGATGATGGGACCCCCTACTTTGAAGAAGCAAAAATGACACTCTTTTGCAAAAAGCTCTATGCCCAGGAACTAAAGCCTGAGTGCTTTATTGTGGATGGTCTGGATGAGAAGAATTATCCTCTGAAGGATTATCACACCATGTATGTAGTAGAGATCGAAAGAATTCTTGTAGAAGCATAA
- a CDS encoding GntR family transcriptional regulator, translated as MLWDLKTDRPIYTQLIEQIQLKIFSGVYPLGSKLPSVRDMAQEAAVNPNTMQRALAKMEEDGLIITHRTSGRSVTEDAHMVEMAKTKVAKEQITEFLEKMKMMGFEQKEILTIINTMAEEMKK; from the coding sequence ATGTTATGGGATCTGAAGACGGACAGACCTATTTACACCCAGTTAATTGAGCAGATTCAGCTTAAGATTTTTTCAGGAGTGTACCCCTTAGGGTCCAAACTCCCTTCGGTCCGGGATATGGCTCAAGAGGCGGCTGTTAACCCCAACACCATGCAAAGAGCCTTAGCAAAAATGGAAGAGGACGGATTGATTATAACCCACCGCACCAGCGGTCGGTCGGTAACGGAGGATGCGCACATGGTAGAGATGGCAAAAACCAAAGTAGCCAAAGAACAAATCACTGAGTTTCTGGAAAAAATGAAAATGATGGGATTTGAACAAAAAGAGATCCTAACCATCATCAACACTATGGCAGAGGAGATGAAAAAATGA
- a CDS encoding putative ABC transporter permease subunit has translation MRILLPPPIETPPPPQSFFQDFILLLKNQFRVSWNKFRHRPKSAILLYALLIFFIAAFISSMGFLAYGAMGSISHEVVEGFLSLLFLGGLVGQIFFGITAAFAALYMSEDLELLFIAPVSLKAVFAVKSLSVIASNFLTALLFVFLPGIFYGLFFQAGPAFYILVLLVGLGLMIIGTAIAELLNLIVMRIVPPHRSKEAVGFIGALAGIMIALFFQIPNLILGRGEQFDMTSWLTGNEQILNLMHLFPWGWGSQALVAGMSGKFLVGLGWSLLLLAVGIGLFLLAFNLLEQGFRRGFISLSQGEGGRRRTKSRKRALPDQITPERTSRAALQGRADTNLKRVFSILNEEPIGKTSPLRGMWAVAQKDLLYLKRDTREWFGYLTPLIIMAFFIAQYLFVRTPGSESSLVTVFIMYTIMFSGNMALLSFGREGESDWLLNSVPLGGWPVVLGKLLAAVLPTLVLMEALLVGTALAIGLSTTMILALAFGAIFLSMGSSAIGLFYSINYSRFNPENPQQRISPGASMFMYLVNMVFVLLLALGILYVFRPVELVAVLEGLPPVTYEGGFWSGVLYALYLLTRPLLWPTWARLIIGIPVTAAIWAVMFFGFMAATVRESRKGFRVEIVTTKKKSKKTRKR, from the coding sequence GTGAGAATCCTTTTACCGCCTCCTATAGAAACACCGCCGCCGCCTCAATCTTTCTTTCAGGACTTCATCCTCCTCCTCAAAAATCAATTCCGGGTGTCTTGGAACAAATTTCGCCATCGGCCGAAAAGTGCTATTCTGCTTTATGCCCTGCTGATCTTTTTCATAGCGGCTTTCATTTCTTCCATGGGTTTCCTGGCTTATGGAGCTATGGGCTCTATTTCCCATGAAGTGGTGGAGGGATTTCTTTCCTTGCTCTTTTTAGGCGGATTGGTCGGTCAGATATTTTTCGGTATCACCGCCGCCTTTGCCGCCCTTTATATGTCGGAGGATCTGGAGCTTCTCTTCATAGCTCCGGTATCCTTGAAAGCCGTCTTTGCGGTCAAATCCCTCAGCGTCATCGCCAGCAACTTTTTAACAGCACTCCTTTTTGTGTTTCTGCCGGGGATTTTTTATGGATTATTCTTTCAGGCCGGTCCCGCCTTTTACATCCTCGTCCTGCTTGTGGGGTTGGGTCTCATGATCATCGGCACAGCTATTGCCGAGCTGCTGAATTTAATCGTTATGCGCATCGTTCCCCCCCATCGCAGCAAAGAAGCCGTAGGCTTCATCGGAGCATTGGCGGGAATTATGATCGCCTTGTTTTTCCAGATTCCCAATCTGATTCTGGGCAGGGGAGAGCAATTTGACATGACCTCCTGGCTTACAGGCAATGAACAGATCCTCAACCTTATGCATCTCTTTCCCTGGGGATGGGGATCCCAAGCCTTAGTAGCCGGTATGTCGGGAAAATTCTTAGTGGGGCTGGGCTGGAGCCTGCTCCTTCTCGCCGTAGGGATCGGACTCTTTCTCCTGGCGTTTAATCTCTTGGAACAGGGGTTTCGCCGGGGCTTTATCTCCCTGAGTCAGGGTGAAGGGGGCCGCCGACGCACCAAAAGCCGGAAAAGAGCATTGCCCGACCAAATTACACCAGAAAGAACTTCCCGGGCGGCTCTTCAAGGAAGAGCGGATACCAATCTAAAGCGGGTATTTTCTATACTCAATGAAGAACCCATAGGCAAAACTTCTCCCTTGCGGGGAATGTGGGCTGTTGCCCAAAAGGATTTGCTTTACCTGAAGAGAGATACCCGGGAGTGGTTTGGTTACCTGACTCCTTTGATCATCATGGCTTTTTTTATCGCCCAATACCTCTTTGTCCGCACACCAGGCTCCGAATCCTCCCTGGTAACAGTCTTTATCATGTACACGATCATGTTCAGCGGCAACATGGCCCTGCTTTCCTTTGGCCGGGAAGGTGAATCCGATTGGCTTTTGAACAGCGTTCCTCTGGGAGGCTGGCCGGTTGTATTAGGAAAACTGCTGGCGGCGGTCTTACCCACCTTGGTCCTTATGGAAGCTCTCCTGGTGGGAACTGCCCTAGCCATTGGCTTAAGCACCACGATGATTCTGGCTTTAGCCTTCGGCGCTATCTTTCTATCGATGGGTTCCAGTGCCATTGGTCTCTTTTATTCCATTAACTATTCCCGATTTAACCCGGAAAATCCTCAACAGCGAATTTCGCCGGGAGCATCTATGTTCATGTATCTGGTGAATATGGTCTTTGTACTCTTGCTGGCCTTAGGCATCCTCTATGTGTTCCGTCCGGTGGAATTAGTAGCTGTTCTTGAAGGGCTTCCTCCTGTAACCTATGAAGGTGGCTTTTGGTCAGGCGTTCTCTATGCCCTCTATCTCTTAACCCGCCCTCTGCTCTGGCCAACCTGGGCGCGCTTAATCATAGGTATACCCGTTACAGCGGCTATCTGGGCAGTGATGTTTTTCGGTTTTATGGCCGCCACCGTAAGGGAAAGCCGCAAGGGATTCCGGGTGGAGATTGTTACGACGAAGAAGAAAAGCAAAAAGACAAGGAAAAGGTAG
- a CDS encoding DUF3887 domain-containing protein produces the protein MNMQRERQRRGLVILASILCLFLLTACNKELPALSSKFDPVKVEEKAKNVIALVNDRDGQTMREMGTEEIKQSLTDEAMKPVYDALQKAGAFKEIKDIQLAGNTDSSGQEYAVFIAKAVYEKKSFIVTITFTPDMKLSGLFFK, from the coding sequence ATGAATATGCAAAGAGAGAGGCAGAGAAGAGGTTTAGTGATTCTTGCTTCAATTTTGTGTCTGTTTTTATTAACGGCTTGTAATAAGGAATTGCCGGCTCTGTCCAGCAAGTTTGATCCGGTCAAGGTTGAGGAAAAGGCTAAAAACGTCATCGCCTTGGTGAATGACAGGGACGGCCAGACTATGCGGGAGATGGGTACTGAAGAAATTAAACAGAGTTTAACTGACGAGGCTATGAAGCCTGTTTATGATGCCCTGCAAAAAGCGGGTGCCTTCAAGGAAATTAAAGATATCCAATTGGCCGGCAATACGGATTCTTCCGGGCAGGAGTATGCGGTCTTTATAGCTAAAGCTGTTTACGAGAAGAAAAGTTTTATTGTTACTATCACCTTTACACCGGATATGAAGCTGTCCGGACTATTTTTTAAATAA
- a CDS encoding thioredoxin family protein has translation MTEKPMLIQSRESLDHLLREQKISILYFSSSNCNVCHALLPKVLKLAQNYEIVVGEINIQELREEAGQFLVFTVPTLLIMLEGKEILRESRFIDLLNVARTLESLSEYLEPLLPSGNISLSNI, from the coding sequence TTGACGGAGAAACCAATGCTCATTCAGAGCAGGGAAAGCCTGGATCACCTGCTTCGAGAACAAAAGATTTCAATCCTCTATTTCAGCAGCTCAAATTGTAATGTCTGCCATGCCCTTTTGCCAAAAGTGTTGAAGCTGGCACAGAATTACGAGATTGTGGTGGGGGAGATCAACATCCAGGAATTGAGGGAAGAGGCAGGGCAATTTCTGGTCTTTACTGTGCCGACACTCCTGATTATGTTGGAGGGAAAAGAGATTCTCAGAGAGAGTCGGTTCATAGACCTTCTAAACGTAGCCCGGACCTTGGAATCCCTCAGTGAATATCTTGAACCGCTTTTACCTTCTGGCAATATAAGCTTATCTAATATATAA
- the tatA gene encoding twin-arginine translocase TatA/TatE family subunit translates to MITFGMITPMVAVIVLIIALLIFGPGKLPEVGKAMSKGVKNFKREMNTVDAEIVSEEKNTDEKEKKEE, encoded by the coding sequence ATGATTACTTTTGGAATGATAACACCAATGGTAGCTGTTATTGTATTGATTATTGCCCTTCTTATTTTTGGCCCCGGAAAACTTCCTGAAGTAGGAAAGGCGATGAGTAAGGGAGTTAAGAACTTTAAGCGTGAAATGAACACCGTCGATGCGGAAATCGTCAGTGAGGAAAAGAACACAGACGAAAAGGAAAAGAAAGAAGAGTAA